A stretch of the Haloarcula ordinaria genome encodes the following:
- a CDS encoding HVO_2901 family zinc finger protein: MPHTCRNCKRTFGTELELELHLDTCSAGQLYCDECGGRFTERSATEDGWHYRCPNEDCDGEGIGDDIHNVSDARVTNQ, encoded by the coding sequence ATGCCCCACACTTGCCGGAACTGCAAGCGGACGTTCGGAACGGAACTCGAACTCGAACTCCACCTGGACACGTGCTCAGCCGGCCAGCTCTACTGCGACGAATGCGGCGGGCGCTTCACAGAGCGGTCGGCGACAGAGGACGGGTGGCACTATCGATGTCCGAACGAGGACTGTGACGGCGAGGGAATCGGCGATGACATCCACAACGTCTCCGACGCGCGCGTAACCAACCAGTAG
- a CDS encoding TIGR04206 family protein: MAWVKSEYAGELAVLATWLVALAPWSVSVFQVSSLTVVALRFLPFRFQFIFGATLENERPFLWAWEVARFQESPELTLAGTLGFAALGLFVLPFVLSLYYYFEEERVGARLPLDPVRLFGILLGLVALASLGATALFARYFPGVTFPLGALLAALFAYLLLTIERT, from the coding sequence ATGGCGTGGGTCAAATCCGAGTACGCCGGCGAACTGGCCGTGCTGGCCACCTGGCTGGTCGCGCTCGCACCGTGGTCCGTCTCCGTCTTCCAGGTGTCCAGCCTCACGGTCGTCGCCCTCCGGTTTCTCCCCTTTCGGTTCCAGTTCATCTTCGGTGCGACCCTCGAGAACGAGCGCCCCTTCTTGTGGGCCTGGGAGGTCGCGCGGTTCCAGGAGTCGCCGGAACTCACCCTTGCCGGGACGCTCGGGTTCGCCGCGCTGGGCCTGTTCGTCCTGCCGTTCGTGCTGAGTCTCTACTACTACTTCGAGGAGGAACGGGTCGGCGCGCGCCTCCCGCTCGACCCGGTGCGTCTCTTCGGCATTCTCCTCGGGCTGGTGGCGCTCGCGTCGCTCGGAGCCACCGCGCTGTTCGCCCGGTACTTCCCCGGCGTCACCTTCCCGCTCGGCGCGCTCCTGGCCGCGCTGTTCGCCTATCTCCTCCTGACGATAGAGCGGACGTGA
- the sucD gene encoding succinate--CoA ligase subunit alpha: MSVLVDENTRVVVQGITGGEGKFHTEQMLEYGTNVAAGAVPGRGGQEVAGVPVYDTVHQAVEAEDANASVVFVPPAFAADACFEALDAKGLDLVVAITEGVPTQDMSRVYRKLQETDTYLVGPNCPGLITPGVAKLGILPGNIFSSGNVGLVSRSGTLTYQVVDNLTDRGLGQTTAIGIGGDPIIGTGFIDALELFEADPDTHAVVMCGEIGGEDEEEAARYIGANMDTPVAGFIAGRTAPPGKRMGHAGAIVSGSGTGTAQSKITALENNGVPVGDTPEEVADHVEDLL; the protein is encoded by the coding sequence ATGAGTGTTCTAGTCGACGAAAACACGCGCGTGGTCGTACAGGGTATCACCGGCGGAGAGGGGAAGTTCCACACCGAGCAGATGCTCGAGTACGGGACCAACGTCGCGGCCGGCGCGGTGCCGGGCCGCGGCGGTCAGGAGGTCGCCGGCGTGCCGGTGTACGACACCGTCCACCAGGCCGTCGAAGCGGAGGACGCCAACGCCTCCGTCGTGTTCGTGCCGCCGGCGTTCGCCGCAGACGCCTGTTTTGAGGCCCTCGACGCGAAAGGGCTCGACCTCGTCGTCGCAATCACCGAGGGCGTCCCGACCCAAGACATGTCCCGCGTCTACCGCAAACTCCAGGAGACCGACACGTACCTCGTCGGCCCGAACTGCCCCGGCCTCATCACGCCCGGCGTCGCGAAGCTGGGTATCCTGCCGGGTAACATCTTCTCCTCGGGGAACGTCGGTCTCGTCTCCCGCTCGGGGACGCTGACCTACCAGGTCGTCGACAACCTCACCGACCGCGGACTCGGCCAGACGACCGCCATCGGCATCGGCGGCGACCCCATCATCGGCACCGGGTTCATCGACGCCCTCGAACTGTTCGAGGCCGACCCCGACACCCACGCCGTCGTGATGTGCGGAGAGATCGGTGGCGAGGACGAGGAGGAGGCTGCCCGATACATCGGGGCCAACATGGACACGCCGGTCGCCGGCTTCATCGCAGGCCGGACCGCACCGCCGGGCAAACGCATGGGTCACGCCGGCGCTATCGTCTCCGGGTCCGGCACTGGCACTGCTCAGTCGAAGATTACGGCCCTCGAGAACAACGGCGTCCCGGTCGGCGACACGCCCGAAGAGGTCGCGGACCACGTCGAGGACCTGCTGTAG
- a CDS encoding type II secretion system F family protein, translating into MALNPLGLAPLVVLVALLGVVGLGAVSDAFDRRLTRFARRLFGRYVKASPERKRSLESAYIGETYRGYAARTYLLTAVAALCGALGGTYVVGLLLLSIPTIVDLMLGLPRTMVATLGLREFELVLAPRQTLVVLIAGGTVIGGGTAGLTYLLRWELPKNTAAVRRRNIDEGMPRNIAFMYALARGGMSFPETVRILGRNQDIYGEMSREISIAVREMDLFGRDVISSLQHVSRRTPSEKMKTFSENLSSVLQSGQSLTSFLHGQYERHQEEAAERQADIIENLATVAEAYVTVFVAGVLFLITILLVFGLTTTDTLPFLQLLAYLAIPLANLGFMVYLSSKMDALGISDTGTTDALDRLETTTFGKPASRPTARVTDGGHVSGTDDNWARLDLYDRIKTVKRVLRSPVETMVWNPTKMLYVAVPVAVLAFAVRVPAAVQTSMVNVRLLDDLLVQSVLLVLGSFALVRLLYTRRIARIEQATPDLLERLASLNEAGMSVVESIRRVRGNDVGVLTPEMARIWADIRMGANVGDALVRFGRRIRTTPITRVVTLLIHSMRSSGELGPVLRIAATQARSELRLRKRRRQQMLTYLVVIYISFLVFLVIIVAVQEVLVPALPSDVPTPVGSANRLGVGVDQFARFGQVDKAAYTLVFFHTALIQAVLTGFIGGQLGEGTLKDGAKHAAVLLGVAYVAFLLLSSPVASLTVADQPVDGGELTVESASLSDGGFVVVHAGDADGPVLGTSDYLQAGTYGDLRIPLDGSVSSGRSVVLVVHQDTNGNEALDYRFDQPDGSPDQPYAATGNAEYVTVDVTIE; encoded by the coding sequence ATGGCACTGAACCCACTCGGTCTCGCGCCGCTGGTCGTCCTCGTCGCGCTGCTGGGCGTCGTCGGACTCGGTGCGGTCAGCGATGCCTTCGACCGGCGTCTGACCAGATTCGCTCGCCGCCTCTTCGGGCGCTACGTCAAGGCGTCGCCCGAACGAAAGCGGTCCCTGGAGTCGGCCTACATCGGCGAGACGTACCGTGGGTACGCGGCCCGGACGTACCTGCTTACCGCTGTCGCCGCGCTGTGTGGTGCCCTCGGTGGGACGTACGTCGTCGGCCTGTTGCTCCTCTCGATTCCGACCATCGTCGACCTCATGCTGGGGCTCCCGCGGACGATGGTCGCGACGCTCGGTCTGCGGGAGTTCGAGCTCGTGTTGGCCCCGAGACAGACGCTCGTCGTCCTCATCGCGGGGGGCACCGTCATCGGCGGCGGGACGGCGGGACTGACCTACCTGCTGCGCTGGGAGCTCCCAAAGAACACTGCGGCGGTCCGTCGCCGCAACATCGACGAGGGGATGCCACGCAACATCGCGTTCATGTACGCCCTCGCGCGCGGAGGGATGTCGTTCCCCGAGACAGTGCGGATTCTCGGACGGAACCAGGACATCTACGGCGAGATGTCCAGGGAGATCTCCATCGCCGTCCGCGAGATGGACCTGTTCGGCCGGGACGTCATCTCCTCGCTCCAGCACGTCTCCAGACGGACGCCCAGCGAGAAGATGAAGACGTTCTCCGAGAACCTCTCCAGCGTCCTGCAGAGCGGCCAGTCGCTCACCTCCTTCCTCCACGGGCAGTACGAACGGCACCAGGAGGAGGCCGCCGAGCGCCAGGCCGACATCATCGAGAACCTCGCCACCGTCGCGGAGGCGTACGTGACTGTCTTCGTCGCCGGCGTCCTCTTCCTCATCACCATCCTGCTGGTGTTCGGGCTCACGACCACCGACACCCTCCCCTTCCTCCAGCTGCTGGCGTATCTCGCCATCCCGCTGGCGAACCTGGGGTTCATGGTCTACCTGTCGTCGAAGATGGACGCGCTGGGAATCAGCGACACCGGGACGACGGACGCGCTGGACCGACTGGAGACGACGACGTTCGGGAAGCCCGCGTCGCGACCCACCGCGCGGGTCACCGACGGCGGCCACGTCAGCGGGACGGACGACAACTGGGCGCGACTCGACCTCTACGACCGCATCAAGACGGTGAAGCGCGTGCTCCGGTCACCGGTCGAGACGATGGTCTGGAACCCGACGAAGATGCTGTACGTCGCTGTCCCCGTCGCCGTGCTCGCCTTCGCCGTCCGAGTCCCGGCGGCCGTCCAGACGTCGATGGTCAACGTCCGACTGCTCGACGACCTGCTGGTTCAGTCCGTACTGCTGGTGCTGGGCTCTTTCGCCCTCGTCAGACTCCTCTACACGCGGCGCATCGCTCGCATCGAGCAGGCGACGCCGGACCTGCTCGAGCGGCTGGCGAGCCTGAACGAGGCAGGGATGTCGGTCGTCGAGAGCATCCGGCGGGTCCGCGGGAACGACGTCGGTGTGCTCACGCCGGAGATGGCGCGAATCTGGGCCGACATCAGGATGGGGGCGAACGTCGGCGACGCGCTCGTCAGGTTCGGCCGGCGCATCCGAACGACGCCGATAACCCGAGTCGTGACGCTGCTGATTCACTCGATGCGGTCGTCGGGCGAGCTGGGCCCGGTGCTCCGCATCGCCGCGACCCAGGCCCGCTCAGAGCTCCGCCTCCGGAAACGACGGCGCCAGCAGATGCTGACCTACCTGGTGGTCATCTACATCTCCTTCCTCGTCTTCCTGGTCATCATCGTCGCCGTCCAGGAGGTGCTCGTGCCGGCGCTCCCGTCGGACGTCCCGACGCCCGTGGGGTCGGCGAACCGCCTGGGCGTCGGCGTCGACCAGTTCGCGCGGTTCGGCCAGGTCGACAAGGCGGCGTACACGCTGGTGTTCTTCCACACGGCGCTTATCCAGGCGGTCCTGACTGGGTTCATCGGTGGCCAGCTCGGTGAGGGGACGCTCAAGGACGGCGCGAAGCACGCCGCCGTCCTGCTCGGGGTGGCCTACGTGGCGTTCCTCCTGCTCTCCTCACCGGTCGCTTCGCTGACGGTGGCGGACCAGCCCGTCGACGGCGGCGAGTTGACCGTCGAGTCGGCCTCGCTCTCTGACGGCGGGTTCGTCGTGGTCCACGCGGGGGACGCCGACGGTCCAGTTCTCGGCACGTCGGACTATCTCCAGGCCGGCACGTATGGCGACCTCCGGATTCCCCTCGACGGGTCGGTGAGCAGCGGCAGGTCCGTGGTGCTCGTCGTCCATCAGGACACGAACGGGAACGAGGCGCTGGATTACCGGTTCGACCAGCCTGATGGGAGCCCGGACCAGCCGTACGCGGCGACGGGCAACGCGGAGTACGTGACAGTCGACGTGACAATCGAGTGA
- a CDS encoding type II/IV secretion system ATPase subunit — MSNPETPDPGDIVRDPLGHIQSWLSRTATMLSGGAVPESNYDPGRHDSLVSFSGLDGYEELERYWLNAPFAFVSINHDPERDENRYHVVEPSLTDIEAELLDRLYEDIRGPLIYRDSIDRDPETALREELRVRLEEYGVVVEPETFYRLYYYLYRSFLGYGYIDPLMYDPAIEDISCDGADLPIFVYHDGYTDIETNVTYGGEELEEFVIQLAQRAGRHVSVSDPVVSTTLPDGSRIELALGEEVTPRGSAFTIRKYADEPFTPIDLVEYGTFSIEMLAYLWLAIESNKSLIFAGGTAAGKTTSMNAVSMFIPPRSKVLTIEDTRELSLYHDNWLSSVTRERLDDSDITMYDLLRSALRHRPEYIVVGEVRGSEAITLFQAMNTGHTTFSTLHADSVQTVINRLENEPINVPRPMVQSLDILCVQVLGRSGDERVRRAKTIAEIEGIDQRTGELDYSNTYSWNSTADQFSQSNSELLDEIRTERGWSQSELLTELRNRRRFLEYLRQEGISDYRRFTAMVNKYYADKDRVMERIDGESV; from the coding sequence ATGTCAAATCCCGAGACTCCCGACCCCGGCGACATCGTCAGAGACCCACTGGGCCACATCCAGTCGTGGCTCTCGCGCACGGCGACGATGCTCAGCGGCGGGGCCGTCCCGGAGTCGAACTACGACCCGGGCCGTCACGACTCGCTCGTCTCCTTTTCGGGGCTGGACGGGTACGAGGAACTCGAGCGCTACTGGCTCAACGCGCCGTTCGCCTTCGTCTCCATCAACCACGACCCGGAGCGGGACGAGAACCGGTACCACGTCGTCGAACCGTCGCTGACCGACATCGAGGCCGAGCTCCTTGACCGGCTGTACGAGGACATCCGCGGCCCGCTCATCTACCGCGACTCGATAGACCGGGACCCCGAAACCGCGCTCCGCGAGGAACTCCGCGTCCGCCTGGAGGAGTACGGCGTCGTCGTCGAACCAGAGACCTTCTATCGGCTCTACTACTACCTCTACCGGTCGTTCCTTGGATACGGTTACATCGACCCGCTGATGTACGACCCGGCCATCGAGGACATCTCGTGTGACGGGGCGGACCTCCCCATCTTCGTCTACCACGACGGCTACACCGACATCGAGACGAACGTCACCTACGGGGGCGAGGAACTGGAGGAGTTCGTCATCCAGCTGGCCCAGCGAGCGGGCCGCCACGTCTCCGTCTCGGACCCCGTCGTCTCGACGACCCTGCCGGACGGGTCGCGGATCGAACTCGCGCTCGGCGAGGAGGTCACCCCGCGCGGGTCGGCGTTCACCATCCGGAAGTACGCCGACGAGCCGTTCACCCCCATCGACCTGGTGGAGTACGGCACCTTCTCAATCGAGATGCTCGCCTACCTCTGGCTCGCCATCGAGTCGAACAAGTCGCTCATCTTCGCCGGCGGGACGGCCGCCGGCAAGACGACGTCGATGAACGCCGTCTCGATGTTCATCCCACCTCGCTCGAAGGTCCTCACCATCGAGGACACCCGCGAGCTCTCCCTGTACCACGACAACTGGCTCTCCTCCGTCACGCGCGAACGGCTCGATGACTCCGACATCACGATGTACGACCTCCTGCGGTCCGCGCTCAGACACCGGCCGGAGTACATCGTCGTCGGTGAGGTCAGAGGGAGCGAGGCCATCACGCTGTTCCAGGCGATGAACACCGGCCACACGACGTTCTCGACGCTCCACGCCGACTCCGTCCAGACCGTCATCAACCGCCTGGAGAACGAACCCATCAACGTGCCCCGACCGATGGTCCAGTCGCTCGACATCCTGTGTGTGCAGGTCCTCGGGCGCTCGGGCGACGAACGCGTCCGCCGGGCCAAGACCATCGCCGAGATAGAGGGCATCGACCAGCGGACCGGTGAGCTGGACTACTCGAACACCTACTCGTGGAACTCAACCGCCGACCAGTTCTCCCAGAGCAACAGCGAGTTGCTCGACGAGATACGGACCGAACGCGGCTGGAGCCAGTCGGAACTGCTCACCGAGCTGCGCAACCGCCGCCGATTCCTAGAGTACCTCCGGCAGGAGGGCATCTCCGACTACCGGCGGTTCACCGCGATGGTCAACAAGTACTACGCCGACAAGGACCGGGTCATGGAACGCATCGACGGCGAGTCTGTGTAG
- a CDS encoding sensor histidine kinase, giving the protein MNESGEPLHVAVVGDAATGSGGLGTALDAVAEWATVVAVADVDAVSDDSAVDAVVVADAPPSRDGLADLKQIREADPTLPVFVATESNDPDRVASLLEAGATDVTALGGSEDVARLAARVRARSASPAGDGRRVAHHWSEVASTLAHDAKNPLNVVVGRLDLMELDPVHVESVNRSVTRVDALLNDLSALGTAGLPVTNPEAVSVGESVERVWNHLETEGASLTVDGDVTVSADPERLRTLLDCLVENALVHGGDGVSVTVEATDTGFAVADDGPGIPPEDRESVLEQGFGTTSDRVGYGLFVAATIADAHGWSIDVGESESGGARLEVRTSPR; this is encoded by the coding sequence GTGAACGAATCGGGTGAGCCACTGCATGTCGCCGTCGTCGGAGACGCCGCGACGGGGTCGGGGGGCCTCGGCACAGCACTCGACGCGGTCGCTGAATGGGCGACCGTCGTAGCAGTAGCAGACGTCGACGCGGTCAGTGACGACTCGGCCGTCGACGCGGTCGTCGTCGCCGACGCCCCGCCGTCGCGGGACGGGCTGGCCGACCTCAAGCAGATCCGCGAGGCCGATCCGACCCTGCCGGTGTTTGTCGCGACCGAGTCCAACGACCCGGACCGAGTCGCCTCGCTGCTCGAGGCTGGCGCGACCGACGTCACGGCACTCGGGGGTTCCGAAGACGTGGCCCGACTCGCCGCCCGAGTCCGAGCACGGTCCGCCTCGCCAGCGGGCGACGGGCGACGCGTCGCCCACCACTGGAGCGAGGTCGCGAGCACCCTCGCACACGACGCGAAGAACCCCCTGAACGTCGTCGTCGGTCGGCTGGACCTGATGGAGCTGGACCCGGTCCACGTGGAGTCGGTGAACCGGTCGGTGACCCGCGTCGACGCGCTGTTGAACGACCTCTCGGCGCTCGGAACGGCGGGACTCCCGGTCACGAACCCTGAAGCGGTATCGGTCGGTGAGAGTGTCGAACGGGTCTGGAACCACCTCGAGACGGAGGGGGCGTCGCTGACAGTCGATGGCGACGTAACCGTCTCGGCCGACCCAGAGCGCCTGCGAACGCTGCTCGACTGCCTCGTCGAGAACGCGCTGGTCCACGGGGGTGACGGCGTCAGTGTCACCGTCGAGGCCACGGACACCGGTTTCGCGGTCGCCGACGACGGCCCAGGTATCCCACCGGAGGACCGCGAGAGCGTGCTCGAACAGGGGTTCGGGACGACGAGCGACAGGGTGGGCTACGGCCTGTTCGTCGCCGCGACCATCGCCGATGCTCACGGGTGGTCCATCGACGTCGGCGAGAGCGAGAGCGGTGGCGCCCGGCTCGAAGTCCGGACCAGTCCGCGGTAA
- the sucC gene encoding ADP-forming succinate--CoA ligase subunit beta, with protein sequence MRLHEYQAKQVFADAGVPTPASRLAETVEEAVAAADEIGYPVAIKAQVHVGGRGKAGGIELVENAEEAREAAENIIGMDLKGYHVRTVLVEEAVDFVNELYVGVTMDRGEGKPVAMVSTKGGVNIEEVAEEDPDAIAREHIDPAFGMHPFQARKVVYDAGVDRNLANDVARVLQTLYQLWDDRDGSDVEVNPLMITSDDEVIAADAVMNIDDDALFRQPELAEMGEEAADGDELEQKADEYGFDYVRLSGNVGIIGNGAGLVMTTLDLVDHYGGAPANFLDVGGGAKADRIANALDMVFSDENVDSVVFNIFGGITRGDEVAQGINQALEQFDEIPKPVVVRLAGTNAAEGMEILNEDLVTVEHTLEDAVQRAVDYAGEVDK encoded by the coding sequence ATGCGATTGCACGAATATCAGGCGAAGCAAGTCTTCGCCGACGCGGGCGTCCCCACACCCGCATCGAGACTGGCCGAGACAGTGGAGGAGGCCGTCGCTGCGGCCGACGAGATCGGCTATCCGGTCGCTATCAAGGCACAGGTACACGTCGGCGGGCGTGGGAAGGCCGGCGGTATCGAACTCGTCGAGAACGCCGAAGAGGCCCGCGAGGCCGCCGAGAACATCATCGGGATGGACCTCAAGGGCTACCACGTCAGGACGGTGCTCGTCGAGGAAGCCGTCGACTTCGTCAACGAGCTGTACGTCGGCGTCACGATGGACCGCGGCGAGGGCAAGCCCGTCGCGATGGTGTCGACCAAGGGCGGCGTCAACATCGAGGAGGTCGCCGAGGAGGACCCCGACGCCATCGCGCGCGAGCACATCGACCCCGCGTTCGGGATGCACCCCTTCCAGGCACGGAAAGTCGTCTACGACGCGGGCGTCGACCGCAACCTCGCGAACGACGTCGCGAGGGTCCTGCAGACCCTCTATCAGCTCTGGGACGACCGCGACGGCAGCGACGTCGAGGTCAACCCGCTCATGATCACGAGCGACGACGAGGTCATCGCGGCCGACGCCGTGATGAACATCGACGACGACGCGCTGTTCCGCCAGCCCGAGCTCGCCGAGATGGGCGAGGAGGCCGCGGACGGCGACGAACTCGAACAGAAGGCCGACGAGTACGGCTTCGACTACGTCCGGCTCTCGGGCAACGTCGGCATCATCGGCAACGGCGCGGGCCTCGTAATGACGACGCTCGACCTCGTCGACCACTACGGCGGCGCGCCCGCCAACTTCCTCGACGTCGGCGGCGGCGCGAAGGCCGACCGTATCGCGAACGCGCTCGACATGGTGTTCTCCGACGAGAACGTCGACTCGGTCGTGTTCAACATCTTCGGCGGCATCACCCGCGGTGACGAGGTGGCCCAGGGTATCAACCAGGCCTTAGAGCAGTTCGACGAGATTCCCAAGCCGGTCGTCGTCCGACTGGCCGGGACGAACGCCGCGGAAGGTATGGAGATTCTGAACGAAGACCTGGTGACCGTCGAGCACACGCTGGAGGACGCCGTCCAGCGTGCGGTCGACTACGCCGGGGAGGTGGACAAATGA
- a CDS encoding DUF5793 family protein, with translation MRRDYFTVDVHSEPADEGTPTISIEYTGPSGGLRERLAAESGTLDADDIDVTLRHQPSDEDGVLSLSNRLTGEYILEATVPTAAILKLVTAAEDRDDGQYEVRLTDADGKSLVYEKQTLLVYDHDGSLRRSQSLIPGGVQL, from the coding sequence ATGAGGCGCGACTACTTCACCGTCGACGTGCACAGCGAACCCGCGGACGAAGGGACCCCTACGATCAGTATCGAGTACACCGGCCCGTCGGGCGGATTACGGGAGCGCCTCGCCGCGGAGTCCGGCACGCTGGACGCCGACGACATCGACGTCACACTGCGTCACCAGCCGAGTGACGAGGACGGCGTCCTCTCGCTTTCGAACCGCCTGACCGGTGAGTACATCCTCGAGGCGACGGTACCGACGGCGGCGATACTGAAACTGGTCACCGCCGCGGAAGACCGTGACGACGGCCAGTACGAGGTCCGACTGACCGACGCCGACGGGAAGTCCCTCGTCTACGAGAAGCAAACGCTGCTCGTCTACGACCACGACGGCAGCCTCCGGCGCAGCCAGAGCCTGATTCCCGGCGGCGTCCAGCTCTGA
- a CDS encoding SRPBCC family protein: MTTLDETDVSVERTPDGRRIVVSRAVDASRDTVWDVLTDTELWPDWGPSITSVEAATRYIESGTTGRVRTVGGLWLPFEVTACEPYRWTWDVARIPATGHRVDEWPGGSRVVFEIPLLAGGYAPVCARACRKIASLAAESTTTEP; this comes from the coding sequence ATGACCACACTCGATGAGACAGACGTCTCGGTCGAACGGACACCTGACGGACGGCGCATCGTCGTCAGCCGCGCTGTCGACGCGTCCCGTGACACCGTCTGGGACGTCCTGACCGATACGGAACTGTGGCCGGACTGGGGACCCTCGATAACGTCCGTCGAGGCAGCGACTCGGTACATCGAATCGGGTACAACAGGCCGCGTTCGGACCGTCGGGGGGCTCTGGCTGCCCTTCGAGGTGACCGCGTGTGAGCCGTATCGCTGGACGTGGGACGTCGCACGGATTCCGGCGACTGGACATCGGGTGGACGAGTGGCCCGGCGGCTCACGGGTCGTGTTCGAGATTCCGTTGCTCGCCGGCGGATACGCGCCGGTCTGTGCCCGAGCGTGCCGGAAGATTGCGTCGCTCGCAGCCGAAAGCACTACCACAGAACCGTGA
- a CDS encoding NAD-dependent deacylase produces the protein MTEDKALDAVADAMQNGDSTVALTGAGVSTASGIPSFRGDDGVWDQFDPMAFHRRRLDADPAGFWLDRLDLRRELYADLDPVPNAAHEALVDLESRGLLDAVVTQNVDRLHHTAGSDRVVELHGTNQRVRCDDCGDRVSADEMFDRAADGDLPPRCDCGGVFRPDVVLFGESLPDEAMDTAQHLARESDVFLALGSSLSVQPASLLPQIATRAGSTLVVVNFDPTPRDGEAAYVVREDVTTVLPALVCRVR, from the coding sequence GTGACCGAGGACAAGGCACTCGACGCCGTGGCCGACGCGATGCAGAACGGCGACTCGACAGTGGCGCTGACCGGCGCGGGCGTCTCGACAGCGTCCGGTATCCCGTCGTTCCGCGGCGACGACGGGGTCTGGGACCAGTTCGACCCGATGGCGTTCCACCGGCGCCGGCTCGACGCGGACCCGGCGGGGTTCTGGCTGGACCGACTCGACCTCCGCAGGGAGCTGTATGCCGACCTGGACCCGGTCCCCAACGCCGCACACGAGGCCCTCGTGGACTTGGAGTCCCGTGGGCTGCTGGACGCTGTCGTCACACAGAACGTCGACAGATTGCACCACACGGCGGGGTCCGACCGCGTCGTCGAGCTTCACGGCACCAACCAGCGGGTGCGATGTGACGACTGTGGCGACCGAGTATCGGCAGACGAGATGTTCGACCGAGCAGCGGACGGTGACCTCCCGCCGCGCTGTGACTGTGGCGGCGTCTTCAGACCCGACGTGGTCCTGTTCGGCGAGTCGCTGCCGGACGAAGCGATGGATACAGCCCAGCACCTCGCCCGGGAGAGCGACGTGTTCCTCGCACTCGGGTCGTCGCTCTCGGTGCAGCCGGCGTCGCTACTGCCACAGATTGCCACCCGGGCGGGGAGCACGCTCGTCGTCGTCAACTTCGACCCCACGCCGAGAGACGGCGAGGCGGCGTACGTCGTCAGGGAGGACGTGACGACCGTGCTTCCGGCGCTGGTCTGTCGCGTCCGCTGA